CAAATGTCTTGAAGAATACATAACAGTGTAGGTCTTGCCACACATTCATCGTTGAGTCAGCATAGTTTCTCGTAGACTACATTTGACGAAGAAAAAACATTTATAATTATGTGTACCAATTGCATACTAGTACCAACTTAACTAATTAGTGGCCTGCACTTGCATCATACTCCTTAATTAATTATGTTTTTTGAACAATACTTCTTACTTAATCAGGTACTATACAACTTCTGAATGGACGTGAAGTTGACTTGGCCCAGTTAACAAAGTCAAAACCTAGTAAGGCCAGTAACAATGTGAGTATCATAGGTAGTAGTAGGACATTTTGCTAAGGTGGCACGCAATTAAACGAGAAAAAGAGAGGATGAGTATCATTGATATGATACCGTATTATATTAAATTACAGATGTACTAGTTTGTGCGTCTTAAGTATGCATAGTGCTGATGTATTTGTTACTAACTAATGCTGACATGGAACACATAGCAGGCACCAAATAGTTAAATCCCCGGCCGGCTGGCCGGCCGAGTCACACTCACACGCACAGCTCAGCTCACAACACACACGCGAGCAAGTGCGTGGCTATGGCGACGGGAATGCCAGAGTGCTCTCCGGCTTTGCTGGTGGCTGCCGGCCTCGCCGTGCTAGCGATCTGCTCGTACCTTGCCACCATCGTTGTCGGCCGCGGCGCCGCGCGGTACCCGCCCGTGGTCGGAACGGTGTTCCACCAGGTATACCACCTCCGGCGGCTGCACGACTACTTCACGGACCTGTTCCGCGAGCACGCGACGTTCCGGCTGCTCGCGCCGGGACGGAGGCAGATTTACACGTCCGACACGGCGGTGGTCGAACACATCCTCAGGACCAACTTCGCCAACTACGGCAAGGTAGCTGCTAACTACTCCCTCCCTCCGGAATAACTTGACGCTCAAACGTATGATCAAGATAATGATTAGTAGCTCAGGATACTTGCTGACATATATTCTGAACAAACACGATTAAAAGGGCGCGTCTAACTACGACAAGATGGGCGATCTCTTCGGAGACGGCATCTTCGCGGTGGACGGCGACAAGTGGAAGCAGCAGAGGAAGATCGCCAGCTACGACTTCTCGACGAGGGCACTCCGGGACTTCAGCGGCGGCGTCTTCAACCGGAACGCCGCCAAGCTCGCGCACATCGTCTCCGGCAACGCAGCCGCGAAGCAACCCATGGACTTCCAGGTCAACCTGGCTGGCTCTGATTAATTCCGAGACCGTCCTCTGACCTAACTTTGCCGATATGTGCATATATGTTTCTTGGATCAGGCCCTTCTGATGAAAGCGACGATGGACTCCATCTTCACCATCGCCTTCGGCGTGGACCTCGGCACGCTGTCGGGGTCGGACGAGGGGAGCCGCTTCGCCGCGGCTTTCGACGACGCCAGCGAGTTCATCCTGCTACGTTACGTCGATGCGTTCTGGAAGGTGTCGAGGTTCCTCAACGTCGGCGCCGAGGCGGCGCTCAGGCACAGGATCAAGGTCGTCGACGAGTTCGTGTACAAGTGCATCCGGGCCAGGGCGGACGAGATGTCGGACGGCAACAAGGCACACGACACTGTATGTAATCTAACGTGCTCTGACCTGCATCAACTTGTTGTAACACTACTACATGTAGTATGTTAGGCTTGAAACTAAAGTTGAGGTTCATCTTGGCGTTGATACTTGACAGGGGTCGAAGGATGATCTGCTGTCCAGGTTCATACTGGCAACCAACAGCGACACCGGGAAGGTGGATTACAAGTACCTGAGAGACATCATATTGAACATAGTCATGGCCGGCAAGGACACGACCGCCGGAGCGCTTGCCTGGTTCCTTTACATGATGTGCAAGCACCCGGAGGTCCAGGAGAAGATAAGCAAGGAGGCTGCCGACGCTGGTGAGGCCACGTCGTCCATCGACGACTTCTCCCGGAGCCTCACCGAGGAAGCGCTGAACAAGATGCACTACCTGCACGCCGCCCTGACGGAGACGCTCAGGCTGTACCCTTCTCTCCCGTTGGTGAGTCCATCCATCTAATCCATCAACCACGAATTGTTGGGAGTCCAAGAAAGATTATAACTGCAGATCTGAGTGATGATATCTGTTTGTTGGGGGTGTTTCAGGATAACAAGGAGTGCTTTTCAGACGACGTTCTGCCCAACGGCTTCAGCGTTGGGAAGGGAGACATCGTGTTCTACGCCCCCTACGCCATGGGCCGGATGGAGCGGCTGTGGAGCGAGGACGCCATTGCCTTCCGGCCGGAAAGATGGCTCGACGAGCGCGGCGAGTTCCTACCGGAGAGCCCTTTCAAGTTCACAGCTTTCCAGGCTGGTCCAAGGATCTGCTTGGGAAAGGAATTCGCGTACAGGCAGATGAAGATCTTCGCGGCTGTGCTGCTCCGCTTCTTCGTGCTCGAGCTGCACGACAAGTATGCCAGCGTCAACTACAGGACCATGATCACGCTCTACATCGACCAGGGTCTCCATCTTACGGCTACGGCCAGAGGCATCATATAGCCACGTTACCCAAGAAAGACACACACGCTTGAATGTCTCAAGTACTGAACCTTAGTCCGAAGTCCGGACATGGAACTGGATCCTCATGAACATATATTCTGTGAAAATGTTTTTTTTTATATTCTGAAACTTTCTTTTTTGCTTAATACATAGGGACCGGCTACTGGTCAGTTGCCTGATTTTATGAAATGGGTCAGTCGATTCCTAACCAATCGACTGAACAAAAATTGTGGTCAGCCAATTTCAGTGTTATAGCACACCTTAAGTCTTTTTGCATACAAAACCACCACCAGCCCACAAGACTTCATGTGCCCAATGCAAAACAATGGCCCGTTGataagcaaaaacaaaaatagaGAAAACCAACAAGAATGCAAACAACTTGCACAAAAATTGCACATTTGTACGATATGCAAAAATAAGCATATACGAGTGGAATTTATGCAAAAAAGAAATTTTGTAAGAAGGAATGAattatttatttttatatttGCAATCTCGCACATATATATTTATTTTTATAGATGCATTCAATACATATATGCATATGTTTATATCAAAAATGTATTATTACGATACAAAATAAGCATACACTAGTGATATTTCCGCGACAAATAGTGCTTTCTAGAAAGTAATGGATTAGTGACATCAGTATTACCTTTacgaaataaaagaaaatgaaaactataacaaaataaaaaataaaaaattagtggcattggtatttGATCCATGGTGTCGCTACTTCTCGGGATCAAAATAATGAATTAGTGGTATCTGTATTACCATTTAAGAAGAAATAAAAGTAAAATAACAATAATGACAAAATTTGCACACGGTTTGAATATAAATTGAGCTTTTTTATAATACGCAAGAATAAGCACAAATAGTGAAATTCCACTAAAAAAATTCCTAAGTAGGAATGACTTAGAGGTATTGGTATTACCCTTAAAGAATAAAGAGAATAAAATAAAAACTTAAACAAAATTAGaataatgaagttttctaagAAACAATGAATTAGTGGTCTGTATTACCATTTAAGAAGAAATAAAAGTAAAATAACAATAATGACAAAATTTGCACACGGTTTGAATATAAATTGCGCTTTTTTTATAATACGCAAGAATAAGCACAAATAGtgaaatttcactaaaaaaatcctAAGTAGGAATGAATTAGAGGTATTGGTATTACCCTTAAAGAATAAAGAGAATAAAATAAAAACTTAAACAAAATTAGAATAGTGAAGTTTTCTAAGAAACAATGAATTAGTGGTATCTGTATTACCATTTAAGAAGAAATAAAAGTAAAATAACAATAATGACAAAATTTGCACTAGGTTTGAATATAAATTGCGCTTTTTTTATAATACGCAAGAATAAGCACAAATAGTGAAATTTCACTAAAAATTTCCTAAGTAGGAATGAATTAGAGGTATTGGTATTACCCTTAGAGAATAAAGAGAATAAAATAAAAACTTAAACAAAATTAGAATAGTGAAGTTCTCTAAGAAACAATGAATTAGTGGTATCTGTATTACCATTTAAGAAGAAATAAAAGTAAAATAACAATAATGACAAAACTTGCACACGGTTTGAATATAAATTGCGCTTTTTTTATAATACACAAGAATAAGCACAAATAGTGAAATTTCACTAAAAAATTCCTAAGTAGGAATGAATTAGAGGTATTGGTATTACCCTTAAAGAACAAAAAGAATAAAATAAAAAATTAAACAAAATTAGAATAGTGAAGTTTTCTAAGAAACAATGAATTAGTGCCATTGGTTTCGCGTTAAGAAGAAAGGAACTGAAAATAATAAAACAAGTAATGAAATATTTGCAAACAATTTGCACAGAAGTTGCACATTTTCAGTGTATATAATCATGAAATTTTGGCACATATTATATAGTATTTGTTTGTATATAATTACACTAAGTCAAAAACCTACAAAAAGCAAAAATAACCAATAAaggaaagaaaaagggaaaaagaaaacccatagaaacagaaaacagaaataaaaaatGAAGCAAAAATACCCTAAAATAGGAAAGAAAATGGTATAAAAAGCTAAAAATAAATAATCACAAAATTTGCACACAATCTGCACATAAATTGTGCTTTGTTATAATAAGCAAGAATAAACACATAATAGTCATTGTTTTGCAAAAAGAAAAAATTTCTAAAGAAAGAATCAATTAGTGGCATTGTTATTTGATCAACGGTGTCTCTACTTCTCTAGACCAAAATAATGAATTAGTGGTATGGGTATTACCgtttaagaagaaagaaagagaaaaaacaaTAATGACAAAATTTGCAAGCGATTTGAATAGAAATTGCGGTTTTTTTTATAGTATGCAAGAATAAGCACAAATAGTGAAATTCCACAAAAAAGAATCCTAAGTAGGAATGAATTAGAGGTATTGGTATTACCCCTAAAGaataaaaaatgaaataaaaacttAAACAAAATTAAAATAGTTAAGTTCTCTAAGAAACGATGAATTAGTGTCATTGGTTTCCCGTTAAGAAGAAAGGGACtgaaaataataaaataaatacGAGCAAAACGGGCACGATTTCATTGCTGAACAAAACAAGCGAGCAAAACAGGCACCCAAGCTTGGAAACGCCTGCTAGCGATTCCACGCGGGGCAGGTGGGCGCTGCGCTAGGCGAGAGGCCTGTTAACGGGCGGACAAAACAGGCTCCCACCAGGCTCAGCGAGCCCATATACACAATCGACTGACCAGAAACAGCGGTCAGTCGATTTCAACTAGGCCCAACACAACACAAAATGCAGAACAGGAAAAAACTAAAGCACACATCTCAAAGCACAAATCGAACAGCCAGAAATTCGACTGATCCAAAATCAAAAAATCAGCTGAATGACATGTAGCTAAATCGTAATACATAGCATTCTGAAACTTATGAGCAACTTTTTAGAATTATTTAAACCTTTTGAATATATATATTTTCTCTGTATACaggaatattttttgaatatgAGATGAGTATTTTATTTCAAACACATTAACCTTTATTTTTAGAAGTACATAAACCTTTTTTGCAATATATATGTGTATATTAATGTATTCAGTTATTATATTGATTCCCACCATCTTTTTAAGTTTATTCAATTAAAACATATTTTACAAAATTTATACACAAATAAAAATATGTGTTGATGGCCGCACCAGGGGCCCGACCATCTAGAGTTGCTTCAACAAATACAAGGGGTACACTAATTACTAGGACTGAGGACCTCTTGGTGGTGTACGTCATCGATCCGGCCGTGGTGGAGGACTCCATCAATATCatggagcagttgcttgctgAGGATGACAAGTAcaaagtggtcggcttcgacctccagtacaccgacGGTCATTCCGGGAAAGATCAGAAGTTGTCgttgcccagttgtgcgtgcgccatcacgtcctcgtctaccactactgcctagTCACAAGGCCTTGCAAGCATTTCACCAGGTTTGTCAATAGCCCCAACTACAAATTTGCTACGGTGGACACCGCCGACGATGTAAACGCGCTCGAGATTTTGGGCTTGGCCTACCCAGGGTCTGGGgaagcacgaagaaggactccctagTTGAACTCGCCgtggccatcatcgacccctactatgaAAACATGAAGCATGATGCCAAGAAAAATCCTGGAGCctggctgttggggaacgtagtaatttcaaaaaaattcctacgcacatacaggatcatggtgatgcatagcaacgagaggggagagtgttgtccacgtaccctcgtggaccgaaagcggaagcgctaGCACAACGCGGTacatgtagtcgtacgtcttcacgatcctaccgatcaagtaccgaacgtacggcacctccgagttcagcacacgttgagctcgatgacgtccctcgaacttcgatccagccgagctttgagggagagtttcgtcagcacgacggcgtggtgacgatgatgatgttctaccgacgcagggcttcgcctaagcaccgctacgatattatcgaggtggactatggtggaggggggcaccgcacacggctaagagatccaagggatcaattgttgtctctagaggtgcccccctgcccccgtatataaaggagcaaagggggaaGAGGCGgtcggccaggaggaggcgcaccagggaggagtcctactcccaccgggagtaggactccctcctttcctagttggagtaggagaagggggaaggaggagggagagaggaaggaaaggggggcgccgccccctccttgtccaattcggactagagggggagggggcgcgcggcctgccctggccgcccctcctcttctccactaaggcccatcttggcccattaaacccccgggggggttccggtaacccccggtactccggtaaaatcccaatttcacccggaacacttccgatatccaaatataggcttccaatatatcaatctttatgtctcgaccatttcgagactcctcgtcatgtccgcgatcacatccgggactccgaactacctttggtacatcaaaacacataaacgcataatataaccgtcatcgaactttaagcgtgcggaccctacgggttcgagaactatgtagacatgacggagacatgtctccggtcaataaccaatagcggaacctggatgctcatattggctcccacatattctacgaagatctttatcggtcaaaaccgcataacaacatacgttgttccctttgtcatcggtatgttacttgcccgagattcgatcgtcggtatctcaatacctagttcaatctcgttaccggcaagtctctttacttgttccgtaatacatcatcccgcaactaactcattagttgcgttgcttgcaaggcttatagtgatgtgcattaccgagtgggcccagagatacctctccgacaatcggagtgacaaatcctaatctcgaaatacgccaacccaacaagtaccttcggagacacctgtagagcacctttataatcacccagttacgttgtgacgtttggtagcacacaaagtgttccttcggtaaacgggagttgcataatctcatagtcataggaacatgtataagtcatgaagaaagcaatagcaacatactaaacgatcaagtgctaagctaacggaatgggtcaagtcaatcacatcattctcctaatgatgtgatcccgtttatcaaatgacaactcatgtctatggctaggaaacttaaccatatttgatcaacgagctagtcaagtagaggcatactagtgacactctgttttgtctatgtattcacacatgtattatgtttccggttaatacaattctagcatgaataataaacatttatcatgaaataaggaaataaataataactttattattacctctagggcatatttccttcagtctcccacttgcactagagtcaataatctagttcgcatcgccatatgatttaacatcaatagtttacatctttatgtggttaacactcatagttcacatcgatatgtgaccaacacccaaagggtttactagagtcagtaatctagttcacatcgctatgtgattaacacccaaagagtactaaggtgtgatcatttTTTTGCtcgtgagataattttagtcaacgggtctgtcacattcaaatctgcaagtattttgcaaatttctatgtctacaatgctctgcacggagctattctagctaatagctcccactttcaatatgtatccagattgagacttagagtcatctggatcagtgtcaaaatttgcatcgacgtaaccatttacgacgaaccttttgtcacctccataatcgagaaacatatccttattctactaaggataattttgaccgctgtccagtgatctactcctagatcactattgtactccctttctaaactcagtgtagggtatacaatagatctggtacacagcatggcatactttatagaacctatggctgaggcatagggaatgactttcattctctttctatcatctgtcgtggtcgggctttgagtcttactcaatttcacaccttgtaacacatgcaagaactctttctttgactgttccattttgaactacttcaaaatcttgtcaaggtatgtacccATTGAAAAAACTTATGAAGCGTCTTGATCTCATctccatagatcttgatgctcaatatgtaagcagcttcaccgaggtctttctttgaaaaaaaactcctttcaaatactcctttatgctttccagaaaattctacattatttccgatcaacaatatgtcattcacatatatttatcagaaatgttgtagtgctcccactcactttcttgaaaatacaggcttcaccgcaagtatgtataaaactatatgctttgatcaactcatcaaagcgtatattccaactccgagatgcttacaccagtccatagatggatcgctggagcttgcacattttgttagcacctttaggattgacaaaaccttatggttgcatcatataaaactcttctttaataaatccattaaggattgcagttttgttatccatttgccagatttcataaaatgtggcaatttgctaataTGATTCTGACAGACTTAAGCTTGgcacgagtgagaaaatctcatcgtagtcaacaccttgaactttgtcaaaagcattttttgacaagtctagctttgtagatattaacactactatcagcgtcagtcttcctcttgaag
The Aegilops tauschii subsp. strangulata cultivar AL8/78 chromosome 3, Aet v6.0, whole genome shotgun sequence genome window above contains:
- the LOC109774517 gene encoding cytochrome P450 704C1-like — translated: MATGMPECSPALLVAAGLAVLAICSYLATIVVGRGAARYPPVVGTVFHQVYHLRRLHDYFTDLFREHATFRLLAPGRRQIYTSDTAVVEHILRTNFANYGKGASNYDKMGDLFGDGIFAVDGDKWKQQRKIASYDFSTRALRDFSGGVFNRNAAKLAHIVSGNAAAKQPMDFQALLMKATMDSIFTIAFGVDLGTLSGSDEGSRFAAAFDDASEFILLRYVDAFWKVSRFLNVGAEAALRHRIKVVDEFVYKCIRARADEMSDGNKAHDTGSKDDLLSRFILATNSDTGKVDYKYLRDIILNIVMAGKDTTAGALAWFLYMMCKHPEVQEKISKEAADAGEATSSIDDFSRSLTEEALNKMHYLHAALTETLRLYPSLPLDNKECFSDDVLPNGFSVGKGDIVFYAPYAMGRMERLWSEDAIAFRPERWLDERGEFLPESPFKFTAFQAGPRICLGKEFAYRQMKIFAAVLLRFFVLELHDKYASVNYRTMITLYIDQGLHLTATARGII